The sequence TTCCGGTTTCTTTCTTTCATCGGTTGAATAAACTATACCGAATTCGATTCCCCGCTAAtgaataaaatactattaaatgaattttcaaCAAGAATAGATTCGTGCTTTTTAATCCATCGtgtaattatgtttattattttgatgtatTCAGTTATTTAAGATCTATTCAGATCAgttcagtaaaaaaatatttaataaaaaaattggtatgaaACAGCTTACCGATCTTAATCCTCCGTGGCCTTATAAGATGCGGCTCAAATTGTTGCGTCTCCTTATGCAGGCAGGGCATCATCGTGGGGTCTTCGACACAGTTCGCACGTAGTTTGTCGAAAACATTCACGATCCTTTGACGCATTTGGTTAACATTATCACACTTACGATTAAAAACCATTTCTTTCACATACCCTTACAGAAAGAAGTCTAACGGAGTCAGATCGGGTGAGCGAGGTTGCCAAGCGTTTGGCCTAGTCTGCCGATCCAGCGATCATTAAATATCTCGGTGAGGCGCTCACGGACGAACCTTACAACATGTGGAGGTGCACTATCATGCTCAAACCATGTGCGGCGATATTCAGCCAACGATAGGTCGTCTAAAATGTCCACCAAATTGTTCATTTATAAAGTTTAAATATCGCTGTCCGTCAAGTCGCTGTGGCAGAAACACTGGCCCCAGTATGCGATCCTTAAATAAACCTGCCCGTACGTTAACCGACCATCGGGTTTGGTACCCGGTTCGTAGAACAGCGTGCTGCGGGTTCACCTCGGAATACACGTGTGTATTTCTTCGGTTCCACAGCCCGTTTCTGGTAAATGAAACTAGGGACACGTTGTTGCTGGTGTAATAACCAACGGCAGAAAAGTTACCGGCTGTCATGATCGTCATGATCGCTAGGTAGGTACCAAACCTTGCTGTGCACTTTTCGggagcggtctcctaacacccagtataatTGAAATATTCAGAGCGTGGTTAATAACTTTTCAGTCGTGGGCATTTATAGTATTTATGCATGGGTTCTCTATTGCAAGTGTGTTGACTACAGCATCTTTCACCACGTTTATTCTGTAAAGCATATCGTAAACAGAGTTCCATCTTGTGGGACAGTCTtgctttaatttaaattgtgGAACATTTAACTGGGATTGCATTTCGCGAAGTCTCGATAGAACTGCTGCTTTTAAGATATTCCACAATTATcttcactttttttaattaacgatCAATGTACTTGAGGCTATCTTGAACTACTAAATTTGTTGCGTGGGCAAACATGGAAAGTGTCGCCATTGTGTTTGTTTCACTGTAGCTACGATGTTAGCTGCATTACCTGTTACGATTGCTGAGattctattatataatttcCATTTATTGATCATAAAAGCAGCGAGATTTAAAGCCGTATGTCGGCTATCATAAGGAATGCAACTAATTAAATATGATTGTaacttttcatatttatcatcAATGAAATGAACTGTTATTGCGAAATAGCTTTGGTTGGTCAAAGAGGTCCATCCATCGGTAGTTAAGCAAACCGCTGGTGCATCatctaatttattttgaacGTTATTTTTGACTTGACTGTACAACTGCCTAATATAATTTTCAGATATAGTTTTTCTTAAAGGAGTATCATAGTTAGGATTAAGAATaagcacaatttttttatattctggaTTTTCTACAATATTAAATGTCAAATAAGCTTTAACAAGTAagctcatttttatatttatgtgcgCTATAACATGGTGCGGGTGACGGATTCAGTAACGTTTCATTTCACTCTTGAAAGATGCCGCGGTTGACATATTATAACTTTTTAACGTAACGCCATAGATGTATTTTGTGATGGGATGTACTACTACGATGGATAGTcgattttttgaagttatacttctttaggcgcgttttTCGAGCTCCTCGGTGCATGGATGAGGTTTATCTGGCAGCAGATGTTTTCCGTGGATATATTGGCAATAAGACATTGAGTTCTCGAATATGCTATTATCACTATAACGCCCGTAGCTAACGACATCAATGATGGTGAATTGCAACATGGTAACATTGGTCGACTATAGCAAGAAGAACTACAGAAAAAACTTCTTGTAGCAAAAATATTCTGAtccactatttttttattgcccttgtgtaggcagacgagcatacggcccacctgatggtgagtggttaccgtcgcccatggacttcagcaatgccagaggcagagccaagccgctgcctaccgtttaatactctccacaagcctcgtttgaagaaggacatgtcatagcgttcgggaaacaccgtggaggggagctcttccatagccggatggtacgtggcaagaaagacctctggaaacgcatgtggatgaccgcagtggctccaggtagtatgaatgaactctactccggtgacgggcggtgcgatggtaaaaacgagatgccggtatcatctcgaacaattcctcagagcactccccatggaacatacggtacaaaatacagagggaaccgaagtccctccgcagacccagaggttccaaacgatccgtgagaatgggattatcgacaatccgaacggccctcctctgtatggagtcatggaagaagctggtatttgggagtccCGACCCAGAGATGcaagcagtactccacgcgaggccggacttgtgctttataaagcaaaagcctttgtccaggcgtgaagtaccgcttcgctctgttgaggactcccagcattatGGACGCCAACTTGcctttgccttccagatgactccgaaactggacatcgctcgaaatgtcgaccccaagtatcccaatactctcgggaggttgcagggatactccttggaattgcggcgctaTGACAAatgggtccttcttcgcagtgaacgcgcaaacttgtgtctttaacggattgaattgaaccaagatcaattcaccccattcggagactcgccccagagagttctccacttcagacacaagttttgatcgtctctcttgcaccacactCCGAGAGAgactgatggccgatatatcgcgcattccccgtgctgtcatccgcatagcaatgcatgccatcaatagacagcatgtcattgatatacaggatgaaaagcgtgggggagagcaccgaaccttgtggaacgccagcgttaatggtcatagtatcagaacagtcaccgtctacaacgaccgtgatgctacGCCCATccaaaagctagcgatccacttgcagagaccctcggggattccgtaaaatggtagcttcgacagaagtgccctataccagaccctgtcgaaggccttcgcgatatcaaggctaaCAGCAAGAGCCTcacccttgctttccaaggcttcagcccacctgtgagtaaggtatacaaaaaGATCGGatcatgacggaaaccgtactgtcggtcactgatcagctggcgatcttcaagatacttcaggagttgtatatttattattcgctccatcaccttggaaagcaaggaagttatcacgataggcctatagctcgatgggtccaaccagtcacccttcttggggatagggtggacgttctatgaagacggaaccctgttagcgcaataagagaggcgatacaaacgtgttagcgcaggcgtcagctcaggggcgcacgttttcagaacaaTTGTAGGGATGCCgtccggcccactcgacttatggacgtccagatgtcggagctcccgcctgactgcacactgaagcagatctccggcagggagctataaCACCGGgagatgttcggtggtgtgacacccccgtcgtccacagtcgagttcgaggcgaagagtttgaccagaaggtcagccttctctttcgcagtatgggccagactgtcatcggacttacGTAgcggtgggagactagacctgcaaaagtttccttctgcagctttggcgagcgaccaaaaagcatgGCTCccagagggagagctcttcagtcgctcgccaattctagcaacgtgctccgatttcgccctggcaataaccttcttgtaggacctggaagcggctttatatttccgcctttcctctgagatgttaggatcccgacgcctcctggcatcatcccatgcaacgtatgcaaaccgcttgaggtgtgcagcatccctgctggcatttttataccagggtttgctgctacccccaacgggcacttcagaggaggggatAAACAATTTCATCCcttggagcaccacgtctttaagacggtccgcacagacgtcaggatcagcagaggaaaagcagaacctgccccatgggtaggatgcgtaaaattcacgcaatccattccaatctgctgacaaatactgccaaactcttcgatacctggtcgtcgttcgacgactaggacgagagagtggtgtggcagcaagtataaggcagtgatcagacgatccaagcggaacGTCGActaccacactgtatccggctggatcagtgggcagcagaaggtccaacagagaaggctcgtgcccctcaatatctgagACACGGGTGggctacgcgcagccacaagagggacaggtcccgttgttcgaggcctcgtagacggcgacaaccgACATCAGCCCgaacgaatacacacaccccggctttacgcaggaagttgtgctccaatacgtagccggggtattcaaggtacgaagtatcctCCGGAGCAGATAtttgcgtctccgtcagaaaaaggagagcaggctgcgccgtctcaagatggtggtgtactgttacggggtgggtccaggagctctttttaaaaaaggacacggcgactggcacggagtttattttattaaagaagtagtacaaatgatgtgtgtttccgctactcaagccaaatctgttctgccgcgctttagcaatatatcgtctttatatagagacaatgcattcaagaatgccttagtcggcattattatttatattacgttattattgaggggcatatgtaacaTCCCCCTCCTTAAGATTCATCGTCACCGATGAATGGTCACGGACGTTGACGTTGAGATAAACTAGAGCGGTAAGTATAGAATTTGGCTTTTGTTTTGGATAACAAAATAGGAAAACTAAAACATACGATACAGGATAAAACAAGtaagtacttaaaataaaatagtaactatatcttaaagaaataaactttaagtacaatatcaaaaacacttaagtaactattaagtaaaatacgaaaacaggatatagtaagtaaatctataattaataaaggtcttaattataattattaattaaacttatacaatttatttaaaagaatataatttattataacattactCGACGTCGACACTATTGGACGAATTTGACAACATAAGATTTCTCCTAAAAGGCCTAGGACATGAATAATCTTTTTCACTATTTATTTGCACGGTTTGtgtaacattattatgatcGTTTTTACGATCTTTGTTGCATTGATTAAAGATTTGTATACAACAATGAGAATTATGTTTACTTGAACAAAACCATCTACGAAATCTAAATATAAGGTACAAGAAAAATAGAACAGTAAGAGAATAACTTATAGACATATAATGAACAGCATATTTTTGAAAGTGCGAAGGACTTTCCAAATGATTTAATTCTTTTTCTAGAGTATCTAGATGAATACTGGCGTGTAACAATGAGTCTAAATTATTaaggttatttaattttaacaagggAAGTCTAgctaaagttttatttagttttgtacgTTCGCAACAATCATCTTCCAAAATGTTGAAGTTAGCTACTTGAGTTGTTAcattagaaataaatgtttcactagacgaaaattgtaaagttttgAAGAAAGCTTTACAGTCAGGGACATTATTCCTGTTCCTAACAAAACATAATCATAGTTGAGACTATTACTAGAACAGGTTACATGTAATTTTCCAGGCTCAGATTGAACAAATATCcatctatttttattaagtttaaagaAGGAATCTACGTGACCCCTTAAGAGTTTTACTGAACATGAACTTGGAACTTTATTGACAGCTTCGGTTAAGATAACTGTCTCACACGTTGGGTTCGCAAGCGTCGAATACACATTACCCAATTCACAAATATAACACTTTTCACTCACGAATTTGCACTTGTCTAAGTCTTCTAACAGTGAGTAAAGCATACGATCTGTTGTTAATGCCATGTATGGCTTGTTTGGTGCTATAAGTGCATAAGTGTCTGGTTTTGTTAAGTCATAAGGAACTGGCATAGGAACAATATGGTAAAGGTTATAGACTTGAGGTAACACGAGGGGTATCTTAATTATAGTGATAATACGATTATTATGATAGTAGCATACTAGTTTAGAAATATCGATAACTTCGTGAATGTTCTGTAAAGATATTGATATAGGAAGTTCGCAATGCTTAGGTAAGTCATTTATATGTTTCTCCAACTCGACATATAATTGATATGGGCTGAGTACAGTCGGGtgcaaaatattcattttactaaataaaatagcgTTGTTTATGTCTTCGATATCGAAAGACAATGCAATGATTATACTTTCTAAGGACTggaataaagaattaaattttgtttttatttgtaatttatcgttagaatttataatatattcgaaTGCCGAATTTATGAtttctagatttttatttagacgTTTCTCGTTTTCACTGAATTTTaacattgaattattaaatgtgGAAATTGTAGATTTTATCACATGTATATTATCACGCATAAGATGCGCTAAAGCTTTTTCGTCTGACTGTACTTGGTCGATAGCATCAGAGAACTTGACACCGTCGTTGGAATCTAGAGTGCCAAAGAATGTTTTAAGAACAGAGCCACCAAAGTCGAGTAGCCCACGTTTTGATCTACTTTGTCGACTACTAGTAAGATAGGATACAGATGCAAACTTTTTGATGTTATTATCGTGTTGACTTTGTAATGACGAAATGGCGTTCATGCAATCGAACTGTATTTTGGAGGACTCGAAGTCCTTACAGAAAGAGTttactttttcaaataattgatcTACTTTATCAAGATGAGACTGTATgttattagtatttaaataagttaCAACATTCCAGTTATCATTAGTAAATTTGACGTCAGATAGTCTATCGTAGTATAGACCGGGACTATCTGTTATCTGGGTTATGATTTGATGACTTGTACATAGCACTAAGATGGGCCTGAAAGGGAACAGAAATAGTAATAAGTAAGCATTCGTTTATTATCACCACTAaatcaaatattgtaaaatagtaaacatataaaatagtaaaagtttcaaataattattcagtgtaagattattattataattataatataattttttttctttttgagtaAAAGAATTAAGTATGTTCGAAAATAAAGGGATTATTTAAACGAGTTAGCTTTAATAAGACTATAGTGCGTCGTCATttgctaattttatttcatcataatgGTGACGCACGTGTTTACGGTTCATTAATAAGGTGACCGTGTGGTTgccgtttatttttatgattttgtatgGACCCTTCCATACAGGAGATAAGGCTTTGTTTTGCTTATGATGGCAACGGACGTAGACCATGTCACCAATATTATAGGTAATCGGTTTCGAGTGAGAGtcgtagtatttttttgatctTTCTTTTGACGACTCTATATTTTGTAAAGCTTTTTGACGGCTGTAATATAACCGGTGATTAAGTGCTCTTATATAATCGCTGTATGTATTAAGGTCGAGAGAGTCTATACTTTTAGGGATGTAGGGTTTAAACCCGAATAACAGTTCTAATGGTGAAAAGCCTGTGGTAGAGTGGATATTGGAATTGTACGCTAGCATTGCTGTTCTAAGATATAAGTCCCATGTATGTTGGTTTTCAACTATATACGACCTAAGATATTCTTTCAGAGTCGAATGACTTCTTTCTAGGGCGCCACAAGTCTGCGGGTGATATGGAGAagcaaaaatgtgttttattccgAATAAACGCTCTAACT is a genomic window of Bombyx mori chromosome 1, ASM3026992v2 containing:
- the LOC134199250 gene encoding uncharacterized protein LOC134199250 gives rise to the protein MKLTALIFLRPILVLCTSHQIITQITDSPGLYYDRLSDVKFTNDNWNVVTYLNTNNIQSHLDKVDQLFEKVNSFCKDFESSKIQFDCMNAISSLQSQHDNNIKKFASVSYLTSSRQSRSKRGLLDFGGSVLKTFFGTLDSNDGVKFSDAIDQVQSDEKALAHLMRDNIHVIKSTISTFNNSMLKFSENEKRLNKNLEIINSAFEYIINSNDKLQIKTKFNSLFQSLESIIIALSFDIEDINNAILFSKMNILHPTVLSPYQLYVELEKHINDLPKHCELPISISLQNIHEVIDISKLVCYYHNNRIITIIKIPLVLPQVYNLYHIVPMPVPYDLTKPDTYALIAPNKPYMALTTDRMLYSLLEDLDKCKFVSEKCYICELGNVYSTLANPTCETVILTEAVNKVPSSCSVKLLRGHVDSFFKLNKNRWIFVQSEPGKLHVTCSSNSLNYDYVLLGTGIMSLTVKLSSKLYNFRLVKHLFLM